The following proteins are co-located in the Symphalangus syndactylus isolate Jambi chromosome 21, NHGRI_mSymSyn1-v2.1_pri, whole genome shotgun sequence genome:
- the TRH gene encoding thyrotropin releasing hormone, translated as MPGPWLLLALALTLNLTGVPGGRAQPEAAQQEAVTAAERPGLDDFLRQVERLLFLRENIQRLQGDQGEHSASQILQSDWLSKRQHPGKREEEEEEGVEEEEEEEAGAVGPHKRQHPGRREDEASWSVDVTQHKRQHPGRRSPWLGYAVPKRQHPGRRLADPKAQRSWEEEEEEEEREEDLMPEKRQHPGKRALGGPCGPQGACGQAGLLLGLLDDLSRSQGAEEKRQHPGRRAAWVREPLEE; from the exons ATGCCCGGCCCTTGGTTGCTGCTCGCCCTGGCTTTGACCCTGAACCTGACCGGTGTCCCGGGCGGCCGTGCTCAGCCAGAGGCGGCCCAGCAGGAGGCAGTGACGGCCGCGGAGCGTCCGGGCCTGGATGACTTCCTGCGCCAGGTGGAGCGCCTCCTCTTCCTCCGGGAAAACATCCAGCGGCTGCAAGGTGACCAGGGTGAGCACTCCG CGTCCCAGATCCTTCAATCTGACTGGCTCTCCAAACGTCAGCATCCAGGcaaaagagaggaggaggaggaagagggagttgaagaagaggaagaggaagaagcgGGGGCTGTGGGACCCCACAAACGGCAGCACCCTGGCCGACGAGAAGATGAGGCTTCATGGTCAGTCGATGTAACCCAGCACAAGCGGCAGCATCCTGGCCGGCGCTCCCCCTGGCTTGGGTATGCTGTCCCGAAGCGGCAGCACCCAGGCAGAAGGCTGGCGGATCCCAAGGCTCAAAGGAgctgggaagaagaggaggaggaggaagagagagaggaagacctGATGCCTGAGAAACGCCAGCATCCGGGCAAGAGGGCCCTGGGAGGCCCCTGTGGGCCCCAGGGAGCCTGTGGTCAAGCGGGCCTCCTGCTGGGGCTCCTGGATGACCTGAGCAGGAGCCAGGGAGCTGAGGAAAAGCGGCAGCACCCTGGTCGGCGGGCAGCCTGGGTCAGGGAGCCCCTGGAGGAGTGA